A portion of the Lolium rigidum isolate FL_2022 chromosome 1, APGP_CSIRO_Lrig_0.1, whole genome shotgun sequence genome contains these proteins:
- the LOC124686094 gene encoding noroxomaritidine synthase 1-like encodes MSTSFSQELLISTLVLLLVPLYFYLKSSRSKSPAVLPTNWPIVGVLPSLLANLHNLHDYLTAVLAGSGHNFRANGPPGTGMRFFVTCDPENVRHIFTTNYANFPKGAEFAMIFDIMGGSFFTIDGEPCRRQRAKIQSVLTNPRLLARMTACCRDKVENGLLPVFTRMASTGTPFDVQDLITRFVFDLTATPVFGVDPGLLSSDMQPMDRAVAMDTVMEVALFRHTVPASCWKVMRRLNIGPERKLAAAHTVLHGFITEMMEMRKNEHVGNEGGAPSSVDILSSYIDDPDYQDDELLRATLINYMIAGRDTIGTTLPWVLYNLAQNPRVVSIIRRELSPIAARKAAAATGAGDMVVFESEETKSLVYMKAALYESLRLYPPGPIERKTVVADDVMPSGHEVHAGDTLFVSLHSMGRMEGVWGKDCLEYNPDRWLSDDGQKLRYVPSHKFLAFNSGPRMCLGKDIALMQMKTVVAAVVWNFDVEVVQGQSIEPKLSCILQMKNGLTIKLKKREM; translated from the coding sequence ATGTCAACTTCGTTCTCTCAGGAGCTGCTCATCTCCACGCTCGTGCTGCTCCTTGTTCCCCTCTACTTCTACCTCAAGTCCAGTAGATCAAAGAGCCCAGCAGTGCTCCCCACAAACTGGCCAATCGTAGGCGTGCTGCCTTCCCTCCTGGCAAACCTCCACAACTTGCACGACTatctcactgccgtcctcgccggATCAGGCCACAACTTCCGGGCGAACGGCCCACCCGGCACCGGGATGCGGTTCTTCGTCACCTGCGATCCCGAGAACGTCCGGCACATCTTCACGACGAACTACGCAAACTTCCCCAAGGGCGCCGAGTTCGCCATGATCTTCGACATCATGGGCGGCAGCTTCTTCACCATCGACGGGGAGCCGTGTCGTCGCCAGCGCGCCAAGATCCAGAGCGTGCTCACCAACCCCCGGTTGCTCGCGCGGATGACCGCCTGCTGCCGCGACAAGGTGGAGAACGGCCTCCTCCCGGTGTTTACCCGCATGGCGAGCACCGGGACTCCCTTCGACGTGCAGGATTTGATAACGAGGTTTGTGTTCGACCTGACCGCCACGCCTGTCTTCGGCGTGGACCCTGGCCTCCTGTCCTCCGACATGCAGCCCATGGACCGCGCCGTCGCCATGGACACGGTCATGGAGGTGGCCTTGTTCCGGCACACCGTGCCGGCCTCTTGCTGGAAGGTGATGAGGCGGCTGAACATCGGCCCAGAGAGAAAGCTCGCCGCTGCGCACACGGTGCTACATGGATTCATCACGGAGATGATGGAGATGAGAAAGAACGAACACGTTGGTAATGAGGGAGGAGCTCCTTCCTCCGTGGACATATTGTCTTCCTACATCGACGACCCAGACTACCAAGACGACGAATTGCTCCGTGCGACGCTCATCAACTACATGATCGCGGGGAGGGACACGATCGGCACGACCTTGCCATGGGTTTTGTATAACCTTGCCCAAAACCCTCGTGTCGTGTCCATCATCCGCAGAGAGCTTTCACCCATCGCAGCACGTAAAGCAGCAGCAGCCACAGGTGCCGGCGACATGGTGGTCTTTGAGTCGGAGGAGACCAAATCTCTGGTCTATATGAAAGCCGCCCTGTACGAGTCTCTCAGGCTGTACCCGCCGGGGCCCATCGAACGTAAGACGGTGGTCGCTGACGATGTGATGCCGAGTGGCCATGAGGTGCACGCCGGTGACACCCTGTTCGTTTCTCTCCACTCCATGGGGAGGATGGAAGGTGTGTGGGGTAAAGACTGCCTGGAGTACAACCCGGATAGGTGGCTCTCGGACGACGGGCAGAAGCTGAGGTACGTGCCGTCTCACAAGTTCCTGGCGTTCAACTCGGGCCCGAGGATGTGCCTCGGCAAGGACATTGCGCTTATGCAGATGAAGACCGTCGTCGCCGCGGTGGTGTGGAACTTTGATGTGGAGGTGGTTCAAGGGCAAAGCATCGAGCCGAAGCTATCTTGCATACTGCAGATGAAAAATGGACTCACGATAAagctgaagaagcgggaaatgtaa